From a single Onychomys torridus chromosome 9, mOncTor1.1, whole genome shotgun sequence genomic region:
- the LOC118590785 gene encoding coiled-coil domain-containing protein 70-like has translation MAVSRSERTRKGKILRWFPCFSCAQDQRKLKHKSHEVEENLCRENKALRDENKALRKDNKFLWGENKALGRENKTFRMDNQFIRERNHILRQQNQLLRKVKRLILENQKLSGEELSALNTEKKSYWQQNRAMEAQITALRQQEKAFQHEAKALHEEIKSLHEETKALQHQERALRMERKALKRAGAAAELLEALTKEGAALEMEEQALWKEEQALREENKALREEHGALQDEEVALQEEAKILQEWNSILQGKITNNLPGQTQKNDPEKKCDLRT, from the coding sequence ATGGCTGTCTCTCGATCCGAACGAACACGTAAAGGGAAAATACTGCGATGGTTTCCTTGTTTCTCTTGTGCCCAAGATCAAAGGAAACTCAAACATAAATCTCATGAGGTGGAAGAAAACCTCTGTAGAGAAAATAAGGCATTGAGAGACGAAAACAAGGCTCTGAGAAAAGATAACAAATTCCTATGGGGGGAAAACAAAGCtttaggaagagaaaataaaacatttcggATGGACAACCAATTCATCAGGGAAAGGAATCATATACTAAGGCAGCAGAACCAGCTACTCCGGAAGGTGAAAAGGTTGATTTTAGAGAATCAAAAACTCTCTGGCGAAGAACTCAGTGCCTTGAATACAGAAAAAAAGTCTTACTGGCAACAGAATCGTGCCATGGAGGCTCAGATCACAGCTCTCAGGCAGCAAGAGAAAGCCTTCCAGCATGAGGCTAAGGCTCTGCATGAGGAAATCAAATCCCTGCATGAGGAGACCAAGGCTCTTCAGCACCAGGAGCGGGCTCTCAGGATGGAAAGGAAAGCCCTGAAGAGGGCTGGAGCAGCTGCTGAGCTGCTGGAGGCCCTCACAAAGGAGGGAGCAGCTCTGGAGATGGAAGAACAGGCTTTGTGGAAGGAAGAGCAGGCTCTTCGGGAGGAGAACAAGGCACTGAGAGAAGAGCATGGGGCTCTACAAGATGAGGAAGTCGCCCTGCAGGAAGAGGCAAAGATCCTGCAAGAGTGGAATAGTATTCTTCAGGGAAAGATCACAAACAACCTCCCAGGGCAAACGCAGAAAAATGATCCAGAGAAGAAGTGTGACCTAAGAACGTAA